In Patescibacteria group bacterium, the genomic stretch GGTTTCAGGCGCCCCTCTTCGCGTTGCACATAATTACGTGCGATAATAGTGCTGATAGTAGGCGCATACGTTGACGGCCTTCCAATACCATGTTCTTCAAGGGCTTTCACAAGCCCAGCTTCNNNNNNNNNNNNNNNNNNNNNNNNNNNNNNNNNNNNNNNNNNNNNNNNNNNNNNNNNNNNNNNNNNNNNNNNNNNNNNNNNNNNNNNNNNNNNNNNNNNNGCAAGAGCGCGCCGCCAAATCAAGTCATACAAGCGGTACTGCTGATCCGTCAAAAAATGCTGCAATGATTCCGGTGTACGACTAGGAGATGTCGGCCGTATTGCTTCATGGGCTTCTTGAGCCAATTTTGACTTTGTAACGTACGTCCCTGGCCCCACGGCATACCGATCTCCAAAGAGGTTTTTGATCGCCGAAAATGCATCAGATGTAAACCGCTCGGAAAGATTTACTGAATCTGTGCGCATATACGTAATCAGCCCCTCCATTCCTCGCTCTGCCTTAACCCCCTCATAGAGCTGTTGGGCAATCATCATGGTTTGTTTTGTGCTGAAATGCAGGCGCTTATTTGCCTCCTGCTGAAGCGTTGAGGTGGTAAAAGGTGCGGGAGCACTGCGTTTTGTTTCTTTCTTCACTACATCCAATATCCGGTATGTGGATGACGCAAGTGAATCAAGTATTTGCTGTGCCTGCTCAGCGTTTGCAATGGCGAATTTATCGAGCGTGGTTTGATCGCGCTTATACAGGCGGGCAATAAAGGTTACACCTTCTGAAGGGGAAAATGTCGCTTCGAGCGTCCAGTATTCTCGAGGGTTAAACGCCTCAATCTCGCGTTCGCGTTCCACAATCAAACGCAGAGCAACCGACTGCACGCGCCCTGCAGAAAGCCCCTTGGTTATTTTCCTCCACAGGAATGGTGAGAGTTCGTAGCCCACAAGCCTATCGAGAATACGGCGCGCCTGCTGTGCATCTACAAGGGCTTGGTTTATATGGCGGGGGTGCTCCAATGCTGCCGATATTGCTTCCGGCGTAATTTCATGAAACACAATCCGTTGCGCCTTATCTTCAGGCACGTCAAGCAGTTTTGCAAGGTGCCAAGAAATTGCCTCTCCTTCTCGATCTTCATCAGTTGCGAACAGCACTTCCTCTGCTTTCTTTGCACTTTTTTTTAATGCCGTAACGGTCTTACGGCTCTTAGTGGGGATAACGTAGTTTGGCTCGAAATCATGTTCCACATCAACACCGAATTTCCCTTTTGGTAAATCACGAATATGCCCGAATGATGATTGGACAATATACTCTTTACCGAGATAGTTACTGATTGTTTTTGCTTTTGTGGGAGATTCTACTATAACAAGTTTTGACATACGACGGTTATATTTTTACATATCTCATTGCACCGATATTGCGCACCATGCGTTTCACTTCCATAATAAGTAGTGTACTTGCAACACTCTTCGTGTCAAGATGGCACATTCTACACAATTCGTCAATGGTGTGCGGTTCATGCGAAAGTATTCCTAACAGTAACCTCTCAGCATCATTCTCGCCCATGATGATGCGCTGCTGGGTGCCCTGCTGTTTCATTTCATAATGCTCACATATATCCAATGATGATGTCACTGGAATCGCCCCCTGCTTAATCAACCCATTCGGCCCCTCAGACATGGGATTATAGATCGACCCCGGCACTGCAAAAATATCACGATTCTGGTCGAGTGCGTGGCGCGCTGTAATCAATGCTCCGGATCTCTGGGGCGCTTCAACAACAATAATACCTTTGCTCATCCCGGAGATAATCCTGTTTCTAGCGGGAAAATGATACGCCTGCACGGCTGTTCCGGGTGGGTACTCCGAAACCACACAGCCACCTCGTTCAATAATCTCGCCTGCCAGATAACGGTTCATTCTTGGATAGATGCTCATGGTATCGACACCCGTACCCAGCACCGCAACAGTTATTCCGCCTGCTTCCAGGCATCCCTTATGCACCAGGCTATCGATACCCCTCGCAAGTCCGCTGACAATACAAAACTCTGCCCGTGTAAGATCTCGCACCAAATGCTGCGTAGCCTGAACGCCATACTCTGTTGTTCTTCGAGTTCCGACAATCCCTATGCAATGCATGCCATGCAGCGGAAGCTTTCCTTGATAATAAAGAACATAGGGTCGTGCTGGAATCTGTCTGAGTAGTAGGGGGTATGCCTCGTCTTCGCAAGTCACAACACTGATGCCCAGAGCAAAGATTTTTTCAACCAATGCGTCGGGGTCGATAGCGCTTCTTTGCGCAATAATCATTTCAGCCGTCTGGCGCTCACATCCCGCTTGGCATAATGTGGTTACTGAAGCATTCCACACCTGTTCGGCGCCAGAACACAGCGACATCAACCGAAAAAAACGCGTACTCCGCAGCGCTGGCACTGCGGAACACGCTATGTAATACTTTGTATCAGCGTGCATGGCCTCCATTGGTGATAATTGAACCTATCTTTTTGCCTAAAATAACACCCTTGAGATTTCCTTTTTTAAACGCATCAAAAATAATCACCGGAATCTTATGCTCCATGGAAAAAGATATCGCTGTGAGATCCATCACACGCATGCCCTTCTTAAGCATGTTGAGCGCATCGATTTCCGGAAGGAATTTTGCCTTTGCAT encodes the following:
- the topA gene encoding type I DNA topoisomerase, with the translated sequence MSKLVIVESPTKAKTISNYLGKEYIVQSSFGHIRDLPKGKFGVDVEHDFEPNYVIPTKSRKTVTALKKSAKKAEEVLFATDEDREGEAISWHLAKLLDVPEDKAQRIVFHEITPEAISAALEHPRHINQALVDAQQARRILDRLVGYELSPFLWRKITKGLSAGRVQSVALRLIVEREREIEAFNPREYWTLEATFSPSEGVTFIARLYKRDQTTLDKFAIANAEQAQQILDSLASSTYRILDVVKKETKRSAPAPFTTSTLQQEANKRLHFSTKQTMMIAQQLYEGVKAERGMEGLITYMRTDSVNLSERFTSDAFSAIKNLFGDRYAVGPGTYVTKSKLAQEAHEAIRPTSPSRTPESLQHFLTDQQYRLYDLIWRRALA
- the pyrH gene encoding UMP kinase (Catalyzes the phosphorylation of UMP to UDP), which gives rise to AKAKFLPEIDALNMLKKGMRVMDLTAISFSMEHKIPVIIFDAFKKGNLKGVILGKKIGSIITNGGHAR
- the dprA gene encoding DNA-processing protein DprA encodes the protein MHADTKYYIACSAVPALRSTRFFRLMSLCSGAEQVWNASVTTLCQAGCERQTAEMIIAQRSAIDPDALVEKIFALGISVVTCEDEAYPLLLRQIPARPYVLYYQGKLPLHGMHCIGIVGTRRTTEYGVQATQHLVRDLTRAEFCIVSGLARGIDSLVHKGCLEAGGITVAVLGTGVDTMSIYPRMNRYLAGEIIERGGCVVSEYPPGTAVQAYHFPARNRIISGMSKGIIVVEAPQRSGALITARHALDQNRDIFAVPGSIYNPMSEGPNGLIKQGAIPVTSSLDICEHYEMKQQGTQQRIIMGENDAERLLLGILSHEPHTIDELCRMCHLDTKSVASTLLIMEVKRMVRNIGAMRYVKI